The Methanosarcina barkeri MS DNA window GGCGGGATCCCTCTGGCTTCGGTTCACAGCGGAACAGTAAGTGGTGGTGTTTATTGTGACAGCTACTACGGAACAGCAAGTCAGCCAATACACGACGCTAAAACTATAGACAAGACCTTTACATTGCCGTCTAACGCCAAGGTCGAATGGGCAATGTTGCTCACAACCGTATACTGCGGACACATGCAAAATAATTACCAGGGGCTTGCAAAGGTGAGTTTTAACGGGAAAGCCTCGGAACAGAATCTCTTAAAGTTCCTTTTGTATTCCTTACCAATGGAGGCAATAATGGAAAGGGATACGTCAAGGTAAACGACCATGTTGACAGGGTGACCAGTGACTATATGATGTATTATGATGTCACGAGTCTTGTAAAGTCCGGGGCAAACAAAGCTACCGTACACACGGAGCCCAGTGATAGTAAATTTGATGGTCGAATAAAACTGATAACTCTCATTGTAGCTTACAATGACGGCAGCGGAAAAAAGATATGGTATCAGGTGAACCGCGGGCACGATGCGGATACTTATTATAGTGATGATAACCTGGGTGAAAACTACATTGGAAGCACAGCTTTTAAGGCAGCTTTACCAGCGGGTTCTACACTAACATCTGCAAAACTTACGGATATACACATGGCAAGTACAGACGGATCATACACTTTCAACGGAAAAACACTCACTTCAGGTACACCTCAGGGTACTTATTGTGGATCCGATTCATGGAGTGTTAAAGACAACTTTAAATCTACCGGCACAAACACCCTGACCTATGACAGGAGTGCTCCATTCTATAAGAATTCACTCGCCATAATAACAGCAGAATACAAGACCTCAAGTAACAAACCTGTTGCTGCGTTTTCTGCATCTCCAACCTCCGGAAAAGTACCATTAAAAGTTACCTTTACTGACAAAAGTACAGGAACGCCAACGAAATGGAAATGGAATTTTGGAGATGGAAAAACTTCAGTCAAACAGAATCCAGTCCATAAGTATTACAAAGCAGGAAAATATACAGTGACACTTACAGTTTCCAATGCAGCAGGTATTAATAAAGTAACGAAATCAAAGTATATCACAGTGACAGCAAAACCTGTTGCTGCTTTCTCTGCATCTTCAACCTCCGGAAAAGCACCATTAAAAGTTACCTTTACTGACAAAAGTACAGGAACGCCAACGAAATGGAAATGGAATTTTGGAGATGGAAAAACTTCAGCCAAACAGAATCCAGTCCATAAGTATTACAAAGCAGGAAAATATACAGTGACACTTACAGTTTCCAATGCAGCAGGTATTAATAAAGTAACGAAATCAAAGTATATAACAGTTAAAAATAAATAATTAAATAAATCTCCATAAAATGTAAAATGGCAAGGTTTTATGTAGTGGGGGGAGCTATTTACTATATCTAAAAAATACATAATAATTTTTCACTTTTTGCTCCCGCAATTTTTCCGAGAATTCTACGTTTATTTTCCTGAGAATTCTACGTTTATTTTCCTGAGAATTCTACGTTTTTGAGACTATTTATTTAACTATTTTCATATTTAAAGTTTGTGACTCCAAGATAGTTATTTAATATCGCTTAAATCATTATTTAACAGGAATGTAAATCTTGTAATGTATAAATGAGCTTCACGTTTTTGCTTAGTTCAAATTGTTTGGATTTCTACCTTATGTTCTTTAATTTTCTCCATTCTATGAGGCGCACTGTAGTCAACTTATAAAAACTTCCAAATCAGGATTATAAAGCAATGTTTCCAATATTTGCACATGTTTTTAGCAATTATTCATAAAAACTATTAAATAAAGATTACTATTTAATAATAATTATAAATTTTAGGATAAATAATCGTTTATTGAACTATAAATAGATACTCAGTAATTAATTAGCTGGGACAAATCAAAAACATTAAACACCATTATAAAAATTGATAGGCAAACCTATGAAATCAAAATTTTTTAATTGCTGGTTTAGACATTTTATTTTGAATTTTTAATTAGTAACAATTATAATCTGTCAAGTAAAAAATCAACATCAATCAAATAATTTTTAGGAAATTTATAATTACAATTCACATAATATCTTATATATTTCTGCACATATAAAACATTTGGAAAGATTAATATATCTGAATAGTTATTAAGAAAATGATTATTTATCTTAAAAAGTAATCAAAATTAACAATTGGAAAATTGTTGGGAGAAAGAATCCTGAAGATAACTGTCTAAAGGAGTCACTCAGAACTGAAATTAATATGATCCATTCAGTCTGACAAAAGCATTTGATACTTTCCTTAAAACCCAATGAAAACGACTTGGCTCTGCTTTTACAGGTAATAGTCTAGATTCCTGTTATTTTTTTGAAAAGAGCTTCTTATTCACAGATCTCTAGAATTCTTTCTCTAATTGATGTACAGGAGGAAGGTTAACGAATAGAAAACTAATTTTGATATTGTTAACTCTGATGCTGAGTAGTGGAGTCTGCCTGGCTGACAATTACGTCGGCGGGGTCCCTCTGGCTTCTGTCCACAGCGGAACAGTAAGTGGAGGTGTCTATTGTGACAGCTACTACGGAACAGCAGATCAGCCAATACACGACGCTAAAACTATAGACAAGACCTTTACATTGCCGTCTAACGCCAAGGTCGAATGGGCAATGTTGCTCACAACTGTATACTGTGGACACATGCAAAATAATTATCAAGGAACAGCAACAGTAAGCTTTAACGATAAAACTCTAGGAACAGAATCCCTCAATGTTCCTTATACATACATTACTAATGGAGGTAATAACGGAAAAGCATATGTCCAGGTAAACGACCACGTTAACAGGGTAACCAGTGACTACATGATGTATTATGATGTCACAAGTCTTGTAAAGTCCGGGGCAAACAAGGCTACCGTACATACCGAACCTAGTGACAATAAATTTGATGGCAGAATAAAACTGATAACCCTCATTGTAGCTTACGACGATGGTAGTGGAAAAAAGATCTGGTATCAGGTAAACCGTGGACATGATCCGGATACTTATTATGTTGATGACAATGGCGAAACTTACGTTGGGAGTACGTCTTTCCAGGCAGCTTTGCCATCTGATGCGTCCTTGACAGATGCAACGCTTACAGATGTACACATGGCAAGTACAGACGGGTCATACACTTTCAACGGAAATGCACTCACTTCAGGTACACCTCAGGGAACTTACTGTGGATCTGATTCCTGGGATGTTACGGACGATTTTAAATCGACAGGTGCAAATACCCTGACATATGATCGGACTGACGCATTCTATAAAAATGCACTTGCTATAATGACAGCTGAATACACTACTTCATCCTCAGACAACGGCAGTGGAAACAACTCCTCAGACAATGGTAGTGATAACTCCTCAGACAACAGTGGTGGAAACAACTCCTCAGACAATGGTAGTGATAACTCCTCAGACAATGGTAGTGATAACTCCTCAGACAACAGTAGTGGAAATAACTCCTCAGACAATGGTAGTGATAACTCCTCAGACAACAGTAGTGGAAATAACTCCTCTGATACCTCTAACGGATATACTGGAGACAAGCCTCTTGAAACTTATGCCCATGACACTGTTAAAGGCGACATAATTTATGAGTACGGAGACAGCAAGTACAGCGGCAAGGTATTTTCTGACGGCACATATACAGTACACCACAACCTGAAGCTTCCTGCAGATGCAACTGTAAAGCTTGCAAGACTCTATAATTACTGGACATGGAGTGCTACACGCACTACCGGAGTCTATCCTTCCATGAACCTGCAGTTCCAGGGGACTTCTCTGACTCCGGATGCCGAATACAGTGACCAGAAGGGATGGGGTTCTGTATATGACTACCCAAGTGGTACTTGGGCTTATGATGTAACGGATCTTATAAAAGGAAGTGGAAATTATACCACAGTAGTTACAAATGCCAATAGTGATACCGGAAACTTTGTCTGCTTTGACGGAATTGGTTTACTTGTGGTGTATGAAGATGCCACAGGAAACGAAACCGAATACTGGATAAATGAAGGCTGTGACATGGTGAGTACGATGAGTACTTCAGGTGGTCTGACTCCTGAAGAGGCTACCGTAAAAATCCCATTCAACGGCTCTATAAATCTCAGCAATGTAGACAGTGCCAAGCTCTTGACTGTAGTCCAGTCTGGAGGACATGATGGCATTAGATTGAAATTTAATAAAATGAACATATCCGGTGTTTATGACTCGACTCCATATTCGGATCTGGATATCGATGAAGCTAGACCTGTCGGAAATTATCTCCTGGCCAATAATAACATGGCTCAGATAATTCCTCCATCTATTACAGATAATAGTGGGGACTACCTTGCTCCCTCGAGTGCAATCCTTTCTGTCAGTTATAAAGGCGGAACCAGTGACAACGGAACCAGTGACAACGGAACTAGTGACAACGGAACCAGTGACAACGGAACCAGTGACAACGGAACCAGTGACAACGGAACCAGCGACAACGGAACCAGTGACAACGGAACCAGTGACAACGGAACCAGCGACAACGGAACCAGTGACAACGGAACCAGTGACAACGGAACCAGTGACAACGGAACCAGTGATAACGGAACATGTGATAATGGAACCAGTGATAACGGAACATGTGATAATGGAACCAGTTCATCTGGATCTGATTCAGCTACGGTATCACTTACTGTGAACATCACACCTGCTATTTGCTTGCAGGTCACACCGAACTCAGTCAATTTCGGAACAGTAAAACCGGGAGCGTCGAGCGAGTCCGTACCTTTGACCCTTAAAAACAATGGACACGGTAGTATAAAAGTAACGGCTGAAGTGGAAGACCAGGATGACGGCCCATTTAATACAGGGCTTATGCTTGACCAGAACAAATGTTCTGATTACAGTAAGACAATAGCTTCAAACGCGTCCGAAACCTCGGAAGCCCAGCTTGACCTACCAGGAAATTATTCCTCTACAGGACAGTTTAATGGAAGCCTTATATTTTGGGCAGAAGCGGCCTAATAAGGCTGCTTTTTCATTTTTATATTTAGTAAATAATTAAGTTGTGCTTAGTGGCTGGCTGATATTTTATCTTTGTGTTTTTTTGAGTTTTTCTGTTTTCTAAGCTTACCTGTATACAAAAAGTTAGTGTACATAAGCAGGTATGAGATCGGAGTACAAATGTGAATATTCTGGAAAAATATCAACTGATTATTGACGGAACAATAATAAAATTGATATATCCTGAAATTTCTTTCGTCCTCTAAAAGCCCAAACCAATATGATTAAGGTAGAATATAAATTGGGCAATTTGGATATAAGTCCTAAAAAGTAGCCTGATAGGGTATATCTAATCAATTCTGAAAAACCTTTTCCCTTCTTAGAGCGTGTCTTAATATTAGATTGATTCTGTAATAGTGATAGTAATTACTCATTTGTACTGAAAAATGGTGGCATCAAAATTTTAAATAGTTAAAGTATAAATTTTAACTATAATGTCTGATGTATTTGATTTCATACATAGAGTGAGTAAGCCTAATCTAATAAATTTACAATCTGAATTAAAAATCAACAACAATCACTATCCAAATGTAGAAATAGTTTGAATTTTAAGACAGCCTCTTAGATTTCTCAATTCTGGACATATTCAAGCATATTGGTACCTGGATTTAGTCCACGTGTATGAAACCAGGATTTTGTGCAGGCTTGTCTCCACTGATAAAGATTCCCATATGAATCATATTTGTTTTTTTATCAGCTGTAGGAGATTCATAACTGAAAGTATGCCAACGTTCTATGAACTCATCATGTGGAATATACCCTCTGTTGCCAAGTATCCATGGGTCTTCAAAGTACACATTTTTGCTGTCTATGCCTATGACTACCATGTAGTGACTGCTCGCATTCATTTCCCAAGTTTGATTCTCATCCTTCCAGGCCTGAAGTCTAACTATTACTGGAATGCCCTTATTAATGGAGTCTCTTAAATTGTCCAGTGTCAGGTTCTCCCTAATCTCAGCTCTAAACCCCATTTTTTCTGCCCCTTCTACTATGCCGCTGGGGGTGGTGCCCTTGCGTTCAGTCTCTCCAAGAGTAGTATTGACGAGCTCAATAAACTGGCCTTCTCCCATATCTTTACCGCCCCAGTAGCTTACTACAGCCTGAAAGCATGAAGCCCCACACGAGTAGTTGGTGGATTGGCGCACATCAGGCACCTGTAACAACATAGTTGTGTTATTCTCAGGAACTACACTTTTAACTTTGATCTCACTGGCGCCTGCAGGCATTCCTATAGCTGTTAATATTACCAAACCAGCAACGCTTAGAAGAAATGCTGCTTTTCTTATCTTCAAACTCTTATTATCTATTTTCATAGACGTATCCTCACAAAATTCAAATTCGGAGAAGAGACCAAGTTTTTGCTAAAGAGTATAGATCAGGCCTCTTCAATTAAAGAGTCGTAGCTAAATAGCTTGAGCGACGATTTGTGTTTTGAATCAAAGTTACGCTGGGCACCCAGCTGCAAGCAACGGTTTATTCGACTGAAATGAAACTGTTTTATTAGTGTTTGAGTACAGTGTAAAAATTGGTTTAAGTTATTTCTTGACATACATTTAATATCAGATAAATTATATTCTGTTTAATATTTATTTATTTATTTATTTATTTATTTATTTATTTATTTAAATACAATACTAAATATTATAATTATATTTATGAGAAACAAGATTTAGAAACAAAGTAGCTGATTAGATGCACAAGATAATAAAAATCTCTAAAACCTTTCAAAGAAATAAACATCTTATCCTTTTTATCTTGGGTTAAAACAATAGTTAATTTTTTAAATAGTTGATTTTTTAGTTTGTTTTGAGAGATTTTTAATTGCATAAATCAAACTTACCCTAACAACTAGTATAAAGGGCAGACTCTAAGAGACTGTCTTAAAATTCAAATCATTTATACAATTAGATAAAAATCATTTATACAATTAGATAAAAATCATTTATACAATTAGATAATATGCAACGTTCCATTTAAATTCATATTACGCACTCGATGTATAAAATCAAGCACAATAAAAGTCATGGTTTAAACTTTCGTTTTGGATATTAACAGTTTAACACTCCGTTTATCAATTTAAATGCATAAGTCCTATCTCAATTATAGAACCAGATTTAATTTTAAGACATGCTCTTAGAGGATTCTGCTTCAGATAACTCTTCATTTTTGGCGTTTATTCTATCCTGGATACTCATTTTATTCCCTGAACATTCATACTTGGTCCAATATAATTAGTTGCAGTTACCTGAGTTTAAAACCTGAATACAGGAAACAAATATAAGCCAGCTTGCTAAATAATATATTAGAGAGCTTATGAAAATTATAGAGTGCAACACCATTGATATTGCTCCTACGATCTCGAGATTACTGAAAATCCCTATGGTTCCGCCAACTGGCAGGTCAATTCCGGAAGTAGAGAGCTACGCAAAGGAAAGAAGCTGCAAAAGAGCAGTAATCATTGTGGTTGACAGTCTGGGGTATTCTCTTTATAACTATTTTTCTCCGATAATGAAGAACTTGAACAAAATCGCCGAAAAAGGGCTCCTCTTCAGGTGTAAATCCCCGGCAACAATAACCTCCCCTGCGATTGCATCAATCTTTACAGGATATCTACCAGAAGAACATAATATCTACTCGACCGCAGACATTTATACTGAAAGGACAAAAGACTCGGAAAACCCAAAATTGAAAAGCATTATGGAATGGGCTTGTAGGGCAGGCATGAAAGCGTCAGCAGTCATAGAGACCGAAGGTGCGGAAAGTTTCAGGGGAAGGATAAAGGACTTTTATGGAGTTCCGAATTCCGAGGATATCCTGGATTATGACCTTCAGATAACAAACTATGCGCTACATGCCCTTAAAGAAAAGCCCGATATACTGGCGGTTCACCTCAGAACCCTTGACCGTTTTTCTCACAGGGCAGAAAGCTGGGAAGAACTGAAAAAGGCTGCAAAGGCTGTGGATAAAAACCTGGGCGAGATTTTCAGAAATGCGGAAAAAGGAACGATTTTCTTTATCTGCGGGGACCATGCAATTCACGGAGCAAAAAAGTGGTTAAAAGATGTGGAAGGAGAATATATCAAAAACCACAGGCAAAACTTTGTGGCTCTTATCGTAGCCTGTAATCAGGAAGAATAAGCCTTTTCGACCTCCCCTGTAAAGTTTAACCTGTAAAGTTTAGCATATCAGAACTTTTGCTCGACTTTAAGAACCTTAGTGAAACACCGGATCGTCCGACTGGTGTTCTTATGCAGGATTCCTATACCTCCTGCTTCTTCCCATTCGCGGATATTCTCAGAGTTGTCATCAATAAGAACTCTTGCAAACCCTGATTGTAAGGCTTTTTCCGGGCGGTAACAGAGAATTGCAGCCTCTGCATAAGAGGGCCCGAGTTCCTTCCTGATCCATTTGATTTTTCCTTCTCTAGCATTGATTAAGGCTTTTTTTCTCTCAGGTCCGGGAAGCGCAGAAAGGATTGTCGGACAAAGTCCCGAGCTTCTAAGGAAACCATGCAATTCCTGCCCACCGGGCATCCAGGACATCTCGGACCAGAACTCGATTCCTGCAGATGTAATCTTTTTCCAGAAGAGCTCTCTGTCGGTACTGTACCAGAACATCATATTGCCCTCGATCTTCTCACAGGCTGCGGTGAAATCCGTAAGGACTCCGTCCATATCAAGGAAGAGTTTTATTCCTTCCAAAGGCCCGAAAGAAAAAGAGTTATCAGACGAATAGTTTGATTGAAATTCCAGAAAGCTTTCCAAATTTTTCTGGATATAATTGTGCTGATTGAGAGAAACAGACATAATAAACTTCCCTTAATTGCTCTGCAGCGAGTGACTTCCCATTAATCATTAAGACACCATAATTAAAAAAAGCACTCATCATAAAAAAATTTAACTAGTATCAAAACTTTAGATGAAAATAATCAGAGTAAAAAATTAAACGGAGAGTATGAAATGAAAAACAATAGAAGTAGAGGCAAAAATGAGAAAAAATAAGGATGAAATTTCATTAAAGGAAACAATAACCCTAAACATTTAGTTTGAGCATAAGTTAACAACCAAAAAATGGAATTAAGAATCATATTATTATCAACTTCACTTTCGACAGATGTTTTCAAAAAAATAACATTTTTCATGTTATCGTTTTTGGAAAATTATTCGAAAATTTGCAATTGTTACCTCAACCGAAGCCTCAAGATATCAATACTGAAAATTTTCAATAAAGGAAAAAGGTCGAAAACTGCAGGATATTTCAAAAACACATGTTTGAGAAAACAGGTCCGTCTTCAGAAAAAACAATGGCAGAAACAATTATATAAATTGATATAACATGCTGCGGAAAGTGGGCTGCATAATCTACTAAACTCGGAAAAACAGAGAAGTTTGCCTGACAAGAGCCTGACTCGGTTGAAGAACCTGGTAGGCTCATATGTCAACTATGGCGAAATTAACCCTAAATCTAGTGTTCTCTATTTCTTAAAAACAAATTTAGTTCTGCAAACCGTTGAAATTTTCAATACCATTGAAAAATCTCATGACTTGAGATCTGTCCATCAGGGGTGTCATAACGTACTGGCTTTTCAAATTCATAGGCAGTACTCAAGTTCCTGCCTTTTTTGAAAAAACTCTACAGGTTGGGCTAAATAATTCTGGACTTATATATAAATATCCAATTAGAATGCTAGATTTAGTTTTCTCTTCAAATACTAAGGGAATTTCTGGCATTTGTGGAGGTACAAAAAATGGCAACCAAAGAGGAACTTATTCAGGATCTTTCTGATGCAGTTATCTCCTGTAAAAAAGATGCAGTGCTCGCAGCTGTTAATAAAGCAAAAGAAGTTATGGAACCAGCTGAGATCATTGACAAAGGTCTTTCTGCAGGCATGAACCAGGTAGGAATTCTTTTTGAGAGAGGGAAACTTTTCCTGCCCCATGTAATGATGGCTGCTGATGCAATGACAGCAGGGGTTAAAGTGCTTGAAGCTGAGCTCCCTGCAGGAACAGAGAGTAAGAAACTAGGGATTATCGTAAACGGTACGGTCGAAGGCGACGTTCATGATATAGGTAAGTCCATAGTATCCACAATGCTCCAGTCTTCTGGTTTTGAAGTATATGATATTGGCAGGGATGTTCCGGTCAGGAACTTCATCGAAAAGGCAAAGGAAGTCGATGCCAATATGGTTGGAATTTCCGCCCTTATGACCACAACCCTTCAGGGGCAGAGGGATGTAATTGAGCTCCTCAAGGAAGAAGGGCTAAGGGACAAAGTAAAAGTCATGGTAGGCGGAGCCCCTGCGACCCAGTCTTGGGCTGACAAAATCGGTGCCGATTGCTATGCTGAAAACGCAAGCGAAGCTGTCGCAAAAGCAAAGGAAATGCTACTCTGAACCCCAATTATCAATATAATTTGTCAATAAAATTTGTGGTCTAAACTAAGTTGATCTTATGGAGGATAAAAATGGCAACCGAATACGCTTTGCGTATGGGAGACGGTAAACGTGTCTACCTTACCAAAGAAAAAATAATGGCGGAGATTGAGGCCGGAACTGCAAATGCTGCCGACCTTGGCGAGATCCCTACCTTGAGCGCCAATGAAATGGACAAGCTTGCAGAGATCCTCATGATGCCCGGCAAGACTGTTAGTGTCGAACAGGGTATGGAAATTCCTGTGACACACGACATCGGTACCATCAGGCTTGACGGTGACCAGGGCAACAGCGGTGTTGGTATTCCTTCCAGCCGTTTAGTTGGCTGCATGACGCACGAGCGTGCTTTTGGTGCTGACACAATGGAACTCGGGCACATTGATTACAGCTTCAAGCCTGTCAAACCTGTTGTATCAAACGAGTGCCAGGCAATGGAAGTCTGCCAGCAGAACATGGTTATTCCGTTGTTTTACGGCGCAATGCCAAACATGGGATTGTATTATACTCCTGATGGACCTTTCGAGAACCCTGGCGACCTCATGAAGGCTTTCAAGATTCAGGAAGCCTGGGAATCAATGGAACATGCTGCAGAACACCTGACAAGAGACACTGTCTGGGTTATGCAGAAGCTCTTTGCCTCCGGTGCCGATGGGGTCAACTTCGACACAACCGGTGCAGCAGGCGACGGTGACATGTATGGTACACTCCATGCGATTGAAGCCCTCAGAAAAGAGTTCCCTGATATGTACATTGAAGCAGGTATGGCTGGGGAGTGTGTCCTTGGTATGCACGGAAACCTTCAGTATGACGGCGTTACCCTTGCCGGATTATGGCCTCATCAGCAGGCCCCGCTTGTTGCAAAAGCCGGAGCAAATGTATTTGGACCAGTATGCAACACCAATACCAGTAAGACCTCAGCCTGGAACCTTGCTCGTGCAGTTACTTTCATCAAGGCTGCCGTAGGAGCTTCTCCAATCCCCTGTCATGTAAATATGGGTATGGGAGTTGGCGGAATTCCCATGCTCGAAACACCTCCAATTGATGCGGTTACCAGAGCAAGCAAGGCAATGGTCGAAATCGCAGGCGTCGACGGCATATAGATCGGAGTCGGCGACCCAATGGGTATGCCGATTTCCCACATAATGGCTTCAGGTATGACTGGTATGAGAGCTGCAGGAGACCTTGTTGCAAGAATGGAGTTCTCAAAGAATATGCGCATAGGTGAGGCAAAAGAGTACGTTGCAAAGAAACTCGGGGTCGACAAGATGGACCTTGTAGACGAGCACGTTATGCGCGAACTGCGTGAAGAACTTGATATTGGTATTATAACGTCAGTACCAGGCGCTGCAAAGGGTATTGCTGCAAAGATGAACATTGAAAAGTTGCTCGGTATTAAGATTAATTCCTGCAATCTCTTCAGAAAGCAGATAGCGTAAAGAAAAGCTCCAGAATAACTAAGAAGATACGAAAAAGCGGATATAGATCTCCTGTAGATCTTTCTCAGAATATTTCTTGATAATGTTTCTAGGCGATGTTTCTGGAAGATATCTCTTGGAGATATTTCTGGAAAATAGTTCTGGAAGATATTTCTTGATAATATTCTGGGAAGGCTTGATTTTCCTGATTTTCCACTTTTTCCATTTGCAGGCTTTTATGAGTCGATTTATGCTGCAAGAGCTGTGCGAATCGTCAATTTCCGTCTATAGTAATTATAGGAGTGTGTTTGAAAATGAGCGACGAAAACAGTGAAAACGGAGGGCTCCAGCGAACAATTGATTGGAAGCAAGGACTTGCAATTGCCCTGGGGGTTCCTGTGCTGATCCTGCCGTCCATAGGTTATTTTGCAAATTATGTCTGGGCCTTTGCAATCATTATCTGGGCGCTATCTGTCTTTCAGGGTTTCATGCAAAATTTTGCTTACGGAGAACTTGCCACAATGTTCCCGAAAGCATCCGGGCTTCCAGGGTACGCCCAGAGTGTTTTTACGGGTAACGCAAATAACCGATATGACCTTAGCAAATTGCTTGGAGGTTTCAGTGCCTGGAGTTACTGGTTTGCCTGGAATCCGGTTCTTGCAATCTATTCAATTTTGATCGGAAGCTATCTTAAAGGCCTGGTCCCTGCACTTGCAGGTGTGCCTGACCTTGTTGTTTACCTGGCGTCCGGTGCAGTCGTATTCGTGCTTCTTATCCTGGTTAATTATCGCGGGCTATCGGGTGGAGCAAAGCTCGGGTACATTCTTGCCGTGCTTTCGCTTGCCCCACTTATCATTATTGCCCTTGCGCCTTTCGTAACCGGGCACTTTGAGATCAGTAATATTACCGGTGCCTGGCTTCCCACAAACTGGAGTTGGGATATCCAGCATATCCTGATCTTGCTCGGGCTTTTTGCAATGGCTCAGTGGAGTGCCTGCGCCTGGGAAACCGCAGCGATCTACGGGCCCGAATATAAACAGCCCAAATCAGATGTCCCAAAAGCCCTCTTTATCTGCGGTGCGATATGTCTTGTGACCTTCATTCTTGTCCAGGCAGCCTGTACAGGAGCTCTGGGAATTGAAGGAATCCTGGACGAACCGGTTTCTCCAATGCTGCCTATAGCCCAGATGACCCTTGGTCCTATAGGTGGATCTCTGACTATCTTCATGTTGATTGCGGCAATGGTTCTTATTATCCAGACTGCCTTCCTTGGAGCTTCAAGGGCCATGTATTCCATGGCTGAAGAAGGAAATCTGCCAGGGTTCTTTGGAAAAATGAATTCACATGGAACTCCAGTCAACGCAATGATCGTCATTGCCCTCCTGAATATGGGTTTCATCTGCCTGGGAACTCCTGCAGCTATAGTTGCAGCTTCAGCAATAGGTTATGTCTGTGCCAACGGGATAAGTCTGCTCGCGTATGTTAAGGCAAAAATTGACCCGAGGTTCTCTAAGCTTGAAAGACCGTTCAAAGCTCCTGGAAGCTGGCAATACGTAGCCCTTTTCTTTGGGTTTTTTAACCTCCCTCTGTGTCTTATTGGGATAATATACCTTAACAGTCTTGAGTTAGGCTGGACTTCAACGATAGTTGGCTTCGTGGTGCTTGCCCTTTATCTCCCTCTCTGGTACTATTCCCAAAATGAAAACAGGACAACTTTAGAGACGGATAATTCCCTATCAGGCGAGTCCACGATATAAAGGGCGCAAAGAGACATTACAAAAGTAAATCCGAAAATTTCCACCGTTTTCATTTTTCGGAAACCGGTCAAACTCGTGAGTCGATAAATATTATCGGATCATGAGTTCTGTTTCTGGTGCAAAAAGGGTTAGCAGAAAATAGGTGGCTACAGGATACATAATCTATATGCGGTAGTATTAATTTATAGATAATAATATTAATTTACAGATAATAATATTAATTTGCAGATAATAATATTAATTTATAGATAATAA harbors:
- a CDS encoding DUF3344 domain-containing protein → MNRKLILILLTLILSSGVCLADNYVGGIPLASVHSGTVSGGVYCDSYYGTASQPIHDAKTIDKTFTLPSNAKVEWAMLLTTVYCGHMQNNYQGLAKVSFNGKASEQNLLKFLLYSLPMEAIMERDTSR
- a CDS encoding PKD domain-containing protein, which gives rise to MTSDYMMYYDVTSLVKSGANKATVHTEPSDSKFDGRIKLITLIVAYNDGSGKKIWYQVNRGHDADTYYSDDNLGENYIGSTAFKAALPAGSTLTSAKLTDIHMASTDGSYTFNGKTLTSGTPQGTYCGSDSWSVKDNFKSTGTNTLTYDRSAPFYKNSLAIITAEYKTSSNKPVAAFSASPTSGKVPLKVTFTDKSTGTPTKWKWNFGDGKTSVKQNPVHKYYKAGKYTVTLTVSNAAGINKVTKSKYITVTAKPVAAFSASSTSGKAPLKVTFTDKSTGTPTKWKWNFGDGKTSAKQNPVHKYYKAGKYTVTLTVSNAAGINKVTKSKYITVKNK
- a CDS encoding DUF3344 domain-containing protein, which translates into the protein MLSSGVCLADNYVGGVPLASVHSGTVSGGVYCDSYYGTADQPIHDAKTIDKTFTLPSNAKVEWAMLLTTVYCGHMQNNYQGTATVSFNDKTLGTESLNVPYTYITNGGNNGKAYVQVNDHVNRVTSDYMMYYDVTSLVKSGANKATVHTEPSDNKFDGRIKLITLIVAYDDGSGKKIWYQVNRGHDPDTYYVDDNGETYVGSTSFQAALPSDASLTDATLTDVHMASTDGSYTFNGNALTSGTPQGTYCGSDSWDVTDDFKSTGANTLTYDRTDAFYKNALAIMTAEYTTSSSDNGSGNNSSDNGSDNSSDNSGGNNSSDNGSDNSSDNGSDNSSDNSSGNNSSDNGSDNSSDNSSGNNSSDTSNGYTGDKPLETYAHDTVKGDIIYEYGDSKYSGKVFSDGTYTVHHNLKLPADATVKLARLYNYWTWSATRTTGVYPSMNLQFQGTSLTPDAEYSDQKGWGSVYDYPSGTWAYDVTDLIKGSGNYTTVVTNANSDTGNFVCFDGIGLLVVYEDATGNETEYWINEGCDMVSTMSTSGGLTPEEATVKIPFNGSINLSNVDSAKLLTVVQSGGHDGIRLKFNKMNISGVYDSTPYSDLDIDEARPVGNYLLANNNMAQIIPPSITDNSGDYLAPSSAILSVSYKGGTSDNGTSDNGTSDNGTSDNGTSDNGTSDNGTSDNGTSDNGTSDNGTSDNGTSDNGTSDNGTSDNGTSDNGTCDNGTSDNGTCDNGTSSSGSDSATVSLTVNITPAICLQVTPNSVNFGTVKPGASSESVPLTLKNNGHGSIKVTAEVEDQDDGPFNTGLMLDQNKCSDYSKTIASNASETSEAQLDLPGNYSSTGQFNGSLIFWAEAA
- a CDS encoding C39 family peptidase, which translates into the protein MKIDNKSLKIRKAAFLLSVAGLVILTAIGMPAGASEIKVKSVVPENNTTMLLQVPDVRQSTNYSCGASCFQAVVSYWGGKDMGEGQFIELVNTTLGETERKGTTPSGIVEGAEKMGFRAEIRENLTLDNLRDSINKGIPVIVRLQAWKDENQTWEMNASSHYMVVIGIDSKNVYFEDPWILGNRGYIPHDEFIERWHTFSYESPTADKKTNMIHMGIFISGDKPAQNPGFIHVD
- a CDS encoding alkaline phosphatase family protein, whose amino-acid sequence is MKIIECNTIDIAPTISRLLKIPMVPPTGRSIPEVESYAKERSCKRAVIIVVDSLGYSLYNYFSPIMKNLNKIAEKGLLFRCKSPATITSPAIASIFTGYLPEEHNIYSTADIYTERTKDSENPKLKSIMEWACRAGMKASAVIETEGAESFRGRIKDFYGVPNSEDILDYDLQITNYALHALKEKPDILAVHLRTLDRFSHRAESWEELKKAAKAVDKNLGEIFRNAEKGTIFFICGDHAIHGAKKWLKDVEGEYIKNHRQNFVALIVACNQEE